The following are encoded in a window of Panicum virgatum strain AP13 chromosome 5N, P.virgatum_v5, whole genome shotgun sequence genomic DNA:
- the LOC120675181 gene encoding AP2/ERF and B3 domain-containing protein Os01g0141000-like, giving the protein MDSSTELVAFAASNSSLESGPNELAAPHLLSRQPSRFKGVVPQPNGRWGAQIYDRHARVWLGTFADEEIAARAYDVAAVRYRGREAITNFPGERVSAGELAFLAAHSRSEIVDMLRKHTYAAELRQGLRRGRGMGARAQPTPLWAWKLLFEKVVTPSDVGKLNRLVVPKQHAEKHFPLKRAPEEKTTGKGVLLNFEDGEGKVWRFRYSYWKSSQSYVLTKGWSRFVREKGLRAGDTVAFSQSVYGQQDNNQLLINYRKTPRKQQDEGPDDAIAAEARSIKLFGVDITGGGRKASEGHGEFLET; this is encoded by the coding sequence ATGGATTCCAGCACCGAGCTGGTGGCGTTCGCCGCCTCAAACTCATCACTAGAATCAGGCCCCAACGAGCTGGCGGCGCCGCACCTACTGTCGCGCCAACCCTCGAGGTTCAAGGGCGTCGTGCCGCAGCCGAACGGGCGCTGGGGCGCGCAGATCTACGACCGTCATGCCCGGGTGTGGCTCGGCACATTCGCCGACGAGGAGATCGCCGCGCGCGCCTACGACGTGGCTGCTGTCCGCTACCGCGGCCGCGAAGCCATCACCAACTTCCCGGGGGAGCGTGTGTCCGCGGGTGAGCTCGCCTTCCTGGCGGCGCACTCCAGGTCGGAGATCGTCGACATGCTCCGGAAGCACACCTACGCCGCCGAGCTGCGTCAGGGCCTGCGCCGCGGCCGTGGCAtgggcgcgcgcgcgcagccGACGCCGTTGTGGGCTTGGAAGCTGCTCTTCGAGAAGGTCGTGACGCCGAGCGACGTCGGCAAGCTCAACCGTCTCGTCGTGCCCAAGCAGCACGCGGAGAAGCACTTCCCGCTGAAGCGCGCGCCGGAGGAGAAGACCACCGGCAAGGGCGTGCTCCTCAATTTTGAGGACGGCGAGGGCAAGGTGTGGCGGTTCCGGTACTCGTACTGGAAGAGCAGCCAGAGCTACGTGCTTACCAAGGGCTGGAGCCGCTTCGTCAGGGAGAAGGGCCTCAGAGCCGGCGACACTGTGGCTTTCTCCCAGTCAGTGTATGGGCAGCAGGATAATAATCAGCTGCTCATCAACTACAGgaagacaccaaggaagcaGCAGGACGAAGGTCCGGACGACGCGATTGCCGCTGAGGCCCGTAGCATCAAGCTGTTCGGCGTTGACATTACCGGTGGAGGGCGAAAGGCTAGCGAAGGGCACGGCGAATTCTTGGAGACATGA
- the LOC120674510 gene encoding BAHD acyltransferase DCR-like, with the protein MNPGDASTAKPVVYTLRYFDRSGVMLGSSPRFDMYGCDFGWGMALAARSDRANKFDGKASLYPRRLGGGSIDAELVLTPEHMAQLEQDKEFWAAMTPDKLCPPPLAVAANARERID; encoded by the exons aTGAACCCcg gggacgcttcaacgGCCAAGCCCGTCGTCTACACGCTGCGCTACTTCGACCGTAGCGGCGTGATGCTGGGGAGCTCGCCGCGATTCGACATGTATGGCTGCGACTTCGGGTGGGGGATGGCGCTGGCGGCGCGCAGCGACAGGGCCAACAAGTTCGACGGCAAGGCGTCGCTGTACCCGAGGAGGTTGGGCGGCGGCAGCATCGACGCGGAGCTCGTGCTGACGCCGGAGCACATGGCGCAGCTGGAGCAGGACAAAGAGTTCTGGGCGGCCATGACGCCGGACAAGCTgtgtcctcctcctctggcGGTGGCAGCCAATGCAAGGGAAAGAATTGATTGA
- the LOC120671956 gene encoding 60S ribosomal protein L26-1-like — translation MKRNPRVTSSRRKCRKAHFTAPSSVRRVLMSAALSTELRHKYNVRSIPIRKDDEVQVVRGTFKGREGKVVQVYRRRWVIHVERITREKVNGSTVNVGIHPSKVIVTKLKLDKDRKALLDRKVRGRAADKAKGKFTADDVAAAAGGAGATGASLQEID, via the coding sequence atgaagcGCAACCCCCGCGTCACGAGCTCCCGCCGGAAGTGCCGCAAGGCGCACTTCACGGCCCCGTCCTCCGTCCGCCGCGTGCTCATGTCCGCGGCGCTGTCGACGGAGCTCCGCCACAAGTACAACGTGCGCTCCATCCCGATCCGCAAGGACGACGAGGTGCAGGTTGTGCGCGGCACCTTCAAGGGCCGCGAGGGGAAGGTGGTGCAGGTGTACCGCCGCCGCTGGGTCATCCACGTCGAGCGGATCACCCGCGAGAAGGTGAACGGCTCCACCGTCAACGTGGGCATCCACCCCTCCAAGGTCATCGTCACCAAGCTGAAGCTCGACAAGGACCGCAAGGCGCTCCTCGACCGCAAGgtacgcggccgcgccgccgacaAGGCCAAGGGCAAGTTCACCGccgacgacgtcgccgccgctgctggtggGGCCGGCGCCACCGGTGCCTCCCTCCAGGAGATCGACTAG
- the LOC120671955 gene encoding formate--tetrahydrofolate ligase, with the protein MPSLTIRRLDVASPVPADIDIANSVEPLPIVDIAAELGLGPEHYDLYGKYKAKVLLSVLDDLKAQQDGYYVVVGGITPTPLGEGKSTTTVGLCQALGAFLDKKVVTCLRQPSQGPTFGIKGGAAGGGYSQVIPMDEFNLHLTGDIHAITAANNLLAAAIDTRIFHENSQSDKALFNRLCPANKEGKRRFANVMLKRLTKLGISKTDPNELTPDEVRRFARLDIDPESITWRRVMDVNDRFLRKITIGQGPEEKGMVRETGFDISVASEIMAVLALTTSLADMRERLGRMVIGNSKSGEPITADDLGVGGALTVLMKDAIHPTLMQTLEGTPVLVHAGPFANIAHGNSSIVADKIALKLVGKGGFVVTEAGFGADIGTEKFMDIKCRYSGLVPQCAIIVATIRALKMHGGGPDVVAGKPLDHAYVSENVALVEAGCINLAKHIANTRSYGVNVVVAINKFASDTEAEMNAVRNASMVAGAFDAVVCTHHAHGGKGAVELGLAVQRACESQSEPLKFLYPLESSIKEKIESIAKFYGASGVEYSEQAEKQIEMYTKQGFSNLPICMAKTQYSFSHVPSMKGAPTGFVLPIRDVRASIGAGFIYPLVGTMSTMPGLPTRPCFYEIDVDTATGKVMGLS; encoded by the exons ATGCCGAGCCTGACGATCCGGAGGCTGGACGTGGCATCGCCGGTGCCGGCGGACATCGACATCGCCAATTCTGTCGAGCCGCTCCCGATCGTTGACATCGCGGCAGAGCTCGGCCTCGGGCCCGAGCACTACGACCTCTACGGCAAGTACAAGGCCAAG GTGTTGCTGTCGGTTCTTGATGACCTCAAGGCGCAGCAGGACGGGTACTACGTCGTAGTGGGTGGCATCACGCCGACGCCGCTCGGGGAGGGCAAGTCTACCACCACCGTCGGCCTGTGTCAGGCTCTGGGCGCGTTCCTTGACAAAAAG GTTGTCACTTGCCTTCGTCAACCATCGCAAGGGCCTACCTTTGGAATCAAGGGAGGTGCAGCTGGAGGTGGCTACAGCCAAGTTATACCCATGGATGAGTTCAACCTTCATCTGACAGGCGATATCCATGCAATTACAGCTGCAAACAATCTCTTGGCTGCTGCTATTGATACAAGGATCTTCCATGAAAATTCTCAGTCAGATAAGGCACTGTTCAACAGATTATGTCCAGCAAACAAAGAAGGCAAGAGGCGCTTTGCTAACGTAATGCTCAAACGTCTGACAAAGCTTGGCATTTCGAAGACAGATCCCAATGAGCTTACACCAGATGAAGTTAGACGTTTTGCAAGGCTTGACATTGACCCTGAGTCCATTACATGGCGACGGGTGATGGATGTCAACGATCGTTTCCTGAGGAAAATCACTATTGGACAGGGCCCTGAAGAAAAAGGAATGGTGAGAGAAACAGGCTTTGACATATCAGTGGCTAGTGAGATAATGGCTGTGTTAGCTCTTACAACTTCCCTTGCCGACATGAGAGAAAGGCTTGGAAGAATGGTGATAGGGAACAGCAAGTCAGGAGAGCCAATTACTGCTGATGATCTTGGTGTTGGAGGTGCCTTAACTGTCCTAATGAAAGATGCAATTCATCCCACCCTCATGCAAACTCTTGAAGGCACACCAGTTTTGGTACATGCTGGACCATTTGCTAAcattgctcatggaaactcctCGATAGTTGCTGATAAGATAGCTTTAAAGTTGGTTGGGAAGGGTGGTTTTGTTGTTACTGAGGCAGGTTTTGGTGCTGATATTGGAACTGAGAAGTTCATGGATATAAAGTGTAGATACAGTGGATTGGTACCACAGTGTGCTATTATTGTGGCCACAATTAGAGCTCTTAAAATGCATGGTGGGGGGCCAGATGTTGTGGCCGGGAAGCCTCTGGATCATGCATATGTGAGTGAAAATGTGGCCCTTGTTGAAGCTGGATGTATCAACCTTGCTAAACATATAGCAAACACAAGGAGTTATGGAGTTAATGTTGTAGTCGCAATCAACAAATTTGCATCAGATACTGAAGCAGAAATGAACGCAGTGCGGAATGCATCTATGGTTGCTGGAGCCTTTGATGCTGTCGTCTGCACACACCATGCCCATGGTGGTAAAGGAGCG GTTGAACTTGGACTCGCAGTTCAACGAGCATGTGAAAGCCAATCAGAGCCTCTGAAGTTTCTGTATCCTTTGGAATCTAGCATAAAGGAGAAGATTGAATCCATAGCTAAGTTCTATGGTGCTAGTGGTGTCGAATATTCTGAACAG GCTGAGAAGCAGATTGAGATGTACACCAAGCAAGGCTTCTCCAACCTCCCAATCTGCATGGCAAAAACCCAGTACTCATTCTCACATGTTCCCTCCATGAAGGGCGCCCCAACCGGCTTTGTTCTACCGATAAGGGACGTGAGGGCCAGCATCGGAGCTGGGTTCATCTACCCGCTCGTGGGCACCATGAGCACAATGCCCGGCCTTCCCACAAGGCCCTGCTTTTATGAGATCGACGTCGACACTGCCACCGGGAAGGTCATGGGCCTGTCATAA